Genomic DNA from Theileria equi strain WA chromosome 4 map unlocalized gcontig_1105316255033, whole genome shotgun sequence:
TTTTGAAGCGCGTATACAAACTTCGCATGAAGACAGAAATGTTAATTTCGAAGGTTTACTCTCTTAAAGATTTAAAGTGCTGTAATTTTGATCGACTATATAAGTTTGACTCCACCAAAATGTGCTCTAAAGCTGCACTAGAAAGGCACGGAAATGCATTTTTGAGCTTTTACTCAAAATACTTTTACTCTTTGTATAATGTCGCTTTGAgtttctttttctcttcttatccatcttttccagacttttcaaatttggaagatttgaACAAAATTGTTGAAGGTGACGATTTTTTGCCACTTCTCGACACCACATTATCGGACATGTTTATCGGCGATTCTCATACATCTTCCAATGATCAAAATATAGACGATATTCTGATCAATATAAAGGCTCATAAAGACAATAACGAGATGAATAACCTCTTATTATCGAACAAATGGTTCAGAGACATAAAGACAAAATCCTTGGAACAAAACTACATCGTATCTGAGCTTCTTTACAACTACTTTAAAAAGTATGCATCGGTATTCACAAAACCTTGCATTTTGCACTCTTAGGGGTTTGTCATCACAAGTGGTGATAAAACTAAATTTtaatataaatatatacGATAAAACATTAATGTTGGTGAGCTGGAGGTTGCTggctctggaaaagatgCCCAAACAATCCTTTATTTGTGCGAGGGAGAAAGTTTATGAATAAAAAGAGGTAGGTGACAAAGTCAAAGCATACTCCCAAGAACAAATTCAGGTGTTCATCCCAGATAATCATTTGATTGATCGAAGGTTGTAGGCAAATGAACCGAATTGAAGAAAAGATGGCAGGTTTTAAAATGTAGGTGAAAAAAATGATTCTGAAGTTGTTATACTTCTTCATATTAGAATATGCTGATCCAGCATAAGGTGAGAGTCCGTCATCTGAAATTCTGGAATTAATGATAACAATATTAAAATTTGTTGCAACCAAAATGCATATACATGCTATTGCATGTACTAAGTAGCGAGATACATCAAACCCACTAATGAGTACCTCCACAAAACCCATTAATACAGATACTGCCGAGATTGAAGTTATCAGCTGCGATTCTACTACACTTAGTGACTCTCTCATGATTTTCCATCCCAGAGCCACCAGTACCAAAATAAGTAGAATAAATATTTCATGGAATCTCTTTAGTAGGTGCGCAAGTGCCCAAATAGGTTTTGTGTAATTTCCTGTTTCTCGTATTGAGTTTACCATTAGCATGTCCAAGAAAAGAAATGtggaataaaacaaaaagTTTAAAGCCAGGAGGTAATTAATCGATTTAGGTCTGAAACTCCTAATAGCAAACAAATAAAAGAGAGATATTATTGATGCCGAGAGGAATATCAATGtccaaaactttaaaacATCAAAATGATAGGCCAATTCAATTGGTAAATGCAAACTCTTTGGATTAATAAATCTTATATAGCCTTCGAAGGATAATTTCCGTTGGTCAGTATTAAAGAGTACGAGTACATATCTATTAGGCTCTGGTGCCTCAAATCCAAAGCTTACTGTATCTCCAACTTTTGTGAGAGGTATTCTCATACTTGAGATCATGTTActataatatacaaatcCCCTCTTGTTTTTTGATGGTTGTACTTTAGAGAGTGGAGAGGTGGATAGATAGAGTTCCCACTGGGCCTGAGAAAAGAGAATCAGGTATAAATTATCCACGGTCGAATCTTGGTCATCATCCTCTATCACATTTTCCTCCTTATCACTTCCAAAGATGGTAGCCAATAGATGGACCCAGTTATGATGATTTCCATACTTTCTCCCCTTTACTGTTCTCCAAGAAAAGTCAAAGGCCTTTGGCCTTTGTCGTGATTTTTCCCTTGCCGTATCCTCCGAGGTCTGGGTGTTTGTACCATCGTCATCGGGAATAATTAGACCGTCATCCAGCTTTCCTGCAGACGTTATCTTTGCATATCCGAAAATTCGGCCTATTCGTTGTTATAAGCAAACGTTTGCGAACACTTACCTCCCTTTTCGAGAGAAAAGAAGTAAAACGGGGTAGCTAACTCCTCGGACGAAACCGCTAACAAGGGAATTTCGCACAAGTGTGTTATCACTTCTCCATGTATGTTTTTTAGGGTGGAGAGATCTAATGTGTACGACTCGATGATGGGTAACGCGATAGCAAATGATAAAAGCCAACTAAACTGGCCCCGCATTATGCGATACTGAGATTATCCGAAACGCTAAAATCATACGAAAATGTATGATCTCGCCAAAATCAATAGAATAACGAGTACAGTCACACCTCGGCGGCCCAAGCCAGCCCTCCATGCGGTGCGAGGTTATGTATGTAAAGAATAGAAATTAGACTTTGGGTATTTTTACAACTATAGAATCGTTTATAAACGACGCCTTGGCCTTTCTAAGATCGAGATTTGGTGGAAGACGCACACTTTGATAGAAGTTACTCTCCAGCCTCCTGGTCATGTGGTTGTTCTCGTCGTTCACTGGCACGTCTTCGTGCCTCGAGGACGCAGATATCTCGAGGGTGTCGTTGGAGATCTTGATCTTGATGTTCTCCTTTCTAACATTCGGCAAACGAACCTCGAGCTTGTATAGTGATGGGTCTGAATTTGTCTGCGATGACAAGCCCGAATCTACCGATCCTTGCCCAAAGAATGGGTTGTTATATGGGTCATAAAAGCGTAAATAGTCGTCATTTCCGAAACTTGAGTCGTGAAGATGAGCCAAACCGTTGATGAATCTTCTCAGATCCTTAAAGTAGTCATCGTCAAAGAATCTAGACAAATTGTCACgtgattttggaaatgtaTCGCCAAAAAATGTGTCTTTGTATCTATTTTCGAGCTGAAATGCGTCCGAATCTCTTTCCTCCTTTGCGCATGGGTCCTCGGTCCCGAGGGAATCCAACTTGCTGGGTACCAGGTAATTGCGAGGTCCTAATATAATGCTAGAATAACAAAATGGgttgtaaaaatgata
This window encodes:
- a CDS encoding conserved hypothetical protein (encoded by transcript BEWA_012390A) yields the protein MRGQFSWLLSFAIALPIIESYTLDLSTLKNIHGEVITHLCEIPLLAVSSEELATPFYFFSLEKGGRIFGYAKITSAGKLDDGLIIPDDDGTNTQTSEDTAREKSRQRPKAFDFSWRTVKGRKYGNHHNWVHLLATIFGSDKEENVIEDDDQDSTVDNLYLILFSQAQWELYLSTSPLSKVQPSKNKRGFVYYSNMISSMRIPLTKVGDTVSFGFEAPEPNRYVLVLFNTDQRKLSFEGYIRFINPKSLHLPIELAYHFDVLKFWTLIFLSASIISLFYLFAIRSFRPKSINYLLALNFLFYSTFLFLDMLMVNSIRETGNYTKPIWALAHLLKRFHEIFILLILVLVALGWKIMRESLSVVESQLITSISAVSVLMGFVEVLISGFDVSRYLVHAIACICILVATNFNIVIINSRISDDGLSPYAGSAYSNMKKYNNFRIIFFTYILKPAIFSSIRFICLQPSINQMIIWDEHLNLFLGVCFDFVTYLFLFINFLPRTNKGLFGHLFQSQQPPAHQH
- a CDS encoding hypothetical protein (encoded by transcript BEWA_012400A), whose translation is MAMDHISVDTSPSPSKAHNFRLPFFKCSLLDPKSLYNTEFPRKYHFYNPFCYSSIILGPRNYLVPSKLDSLGTEDPCAKEERDSDAFQLENRYKDTFFGDTFPKSRDNLSRFFDDDYFKDLRRFINGLAHLHDSSFGNDDYLRFYDPYNNPFFGQGSVDSGLSSQTNSDPSLYKLEVRLPNVRKENIKIKISNDTLEISASSRHEDVPVNDENNHMTRRLESNFYQSVRLPPNLDLRKAKASFINDSIVVKIPKV